TGAGAGGTCATACCTTTAAAGAGAAGGGTGCGAGGTAGTTTAAAAGACATGTGAGAGGGAAGGCTTTTGTTCAGAGTCACGCCTGGATCATATGACCAGGGCAGGTGATAGAAAAAGATAAAatagcaaagtttaagaggcatttagacaaatGCATGACCAGGCAGGAAATTGAGAGATACCAATCATGTACAGGCAGCGAGGATTAGATTAGAATGGCAAGATGGTCAGCATTACCCACCCTTAAGACTTTCATTAGAACTGACCTAATATCTCTTCCTAGGGTTCTGAGTCAGATTTATTCTATGTAACCCCTGTCAATGATGTTGGCTGCTTCGTTACATGAAAGGCTCCACATAAATATAGAACAAAATGAGAACAAGGCTAAAAGAGAGACACACTGCCTCAGCTTTTCCACTTGCACTTATCTGGatacaaatgcaagaatgccaaatttatGACAACAGTTTACACTGCCAAGTGCTTATTggtttgcactgtgggaggaatcctATGCAGACgtagggaaaacatgcaaactctacgcaGCCAGTTGatcaaggatggaatcaaattcaggtccctggtgctgtgtggtaGGAGAGTTAACCATTGGGCCACCATATTTGCAGAGGCTCTGACACCACCAATAAACTATGGGGAGCTTATAGTTCCCCCAGATGATTTCTCCCTTGGTAACGCTTCAGCCAATCACAGCCAACCCATCAACCAATCCCCAGCAACCTTTCCTCCAGTCGAAAAAATGAGGTGGTCAGAGGTGCTAGATAAACACAGTGCACTGTATCTAAAAGAGAGATGTGTTGCCTAAGCTTTTACCTCATGCACTCATCAGGATACCAACACATGAATGCCAAATTTATGGCAACAATTCATAGTTCAGTTGGTAGGGGCAGGaaaggtgctgattggttggcactTCTGCCCTGAttagcctgttcctgtgttgttgCTGTCTCCACAACCTGTCCATCCTTGGGTCACCTCTGGGGACTTACTCAAGTGAACCTGCATTGCATTTGGGTTCACCGAACTCTTGATGGCTGTAGTTTTCAGAATTCACAGGCCCAGCGACGTGAgagggaggccatttggcccaatagcATGGTGCGTGCCTTCCTGTCAGCCCGGGCTCCATAGCACTCCACATTCTGCTGCTtcattcccccacctccctcGCACCCCCCGTTACCTTCTTCTCTTTAACACATGCACGCCAATCGCTTGTGACAAGAACACGTCTGCTTTATTTTTAGATGAGACAGACAATAGCTTTACAAACACAGTGGGTGTTGTACCACTGAGGCCGACCACTGCTACTGTAAGCAGTCATATGAGTCACGCATTATATCGAACTGTCCAATGACTGACCGCGGTTGACCCCCCGAAAAGTACATCACATCGTATTGCAATATTCACCCTTTTCTCTAAACAAATAATTTACCGTTTACATATCAAACTCCTTGTACTATCTGAAGGCTTTTGAAGAAGCTAGCCGGTTCAAGGGTAATTAAGGATGGTGAAGCTCACCATTGGCACACAAGAAAAATTAACAGACCCCCTCTACCCATTGGCTTATCTCTCTGTCGATTTTGATTTATTGgttcacgggatgtgggcatcacaagCTTTTTTGGCTTGTGTGAACTCGGTTGATTTGCCATACAGTTTTGTGCCAACAGTCAGGGTTCACCCCAGCTGAGATTACCACCGAACGATCTCCCGATCTCCTCACAGGAGACatgctgaccctcaggttaaaccaccacccaATTTTTCTTATTGCCCGCCCCTAGtggccccttgagaaggtggtggagagctgccttcttgaaccgctgctgtgggttgacctgcAAATGCTcttagggatggaattccaggattttgacccagcggcaCCGAAGGAAggggcgatatatttccaagtcaggatggtgagtggctcggaggggaacctgcagtgcagttggtgtttccatgtatctgctgcccctgtccttccacatagaagtggtcatgggtttggaaggtgctgcctgaggatctttggtgaatttctgcactgcatcttttAGCTGGTACAAACTGCTGCGACTGAGCGTcaattgtggagggagtggatgcttgtggatggaGTTAAGTCTTGGTTAACAACTTGTGTCTTACCCCATGGTACCTAACATCCCTAATTTCATAACAACtgtccacccctcccccccaacaccgAATGCATTCATCTCAAACAAAATCCTTTGGCTTCTTCTCTTGAATGTTCTCATGACTGAACTCCCCCCCAACCCACAAGCTTCAGCGGACAAGGACAAGTCTGATGCTTTCGAGGCTGTGTTCTGAGATTCTCCAGCCAAGGCTGTGGGAGGAAGGAAGGCAGACCCCAGAGGTCCGGACCACGGAAGGTGGGCTGGAGGAGGAGTGAGCTTCACGTTAGAATCTTCATCAGTGGTAGGAGCAAGACTGTTATCCATGCGGAGAGACGTGCATAGGCCCCTAAACGTTTGAAcaaagaggaaagcaagtcttTAGTAAGAGGGGCAAATATGTACAGAAAGAATGTAAGAAAGTAGGAGCTGGCCTAAGGCTATTTGTCCCCTTCAGCCTGGTCCATAACTTCAGGACAGATAACTACTTTGAAGCCAATGTTAAATCAGGCTTGGGTGAGACATTGCAATGTGGTGAAACCTGCTATTGGAATGCACTCATGGAGTGAcagagtcattcagcatggaaacaggtccttcagcccaacttaaACATGCTGACCAACATCTTAGTGAAAAGTTCAACCTGAGCCATGTAAGGACCTAGAGGTGAAGTTATAATTCTGGATAATTAATATCGCCTACATGAACTCTCCAGACACATGAGTCAAATCCAACAATAGCAACTAACGTATGAGGAGACAAAATCCATTTgaacttttttttcccctcattCTATCACTGggtgtggacattgctggctgggcccagcatttattgcccatccctaattgcccccttTGAGAAGacagtggtgagctgtcttcttgaaccactgtacaCACAGTGCCGTtctggagttccaggattttgacccagtgacactgacgttatatttccaaatcaggatggcgagtggctgGGACGGGAACTTGCGATAGGGTTAGGCTTAGGGCTTGGGTTAAGGTCTGGGTTAGGCCAGGGTGCAGGAGGTGGTGCTCCCATGACCATGGTCCTGACTgatagaagtggttgtgggttcggaaggtgctgtctgaggatctttgctgcagtgcatcttgtcttTGGTACAAGCTGCTGCTACTGCAGGTCACTGGTGGAGGGAGAGGATATGTTTGTGAATATGAtgccaatcaattgggctgctttgtcttggatggtgttgagcttcttgagtatttCTGGAGCTGTCTGTCTAGGTAAGTGAAGAGTATTCctgcacactcctgacttatgccttgcgGACGGTGGACTGGCTTTGgggaggcaggaggtgagttatatGCTGCAATAATCCTAGGCCCTGACCTGGcattgtagccactgtgtttatccaACTTGGCTTCTGGTCAATATTAACCTCCATGATCATATTGATGGGAGATTCACTGATCATCTTGCCAACGAATGTCAAGAGGTGATTGTTGaattctgctgctgatggtcTCTGAGGTATGACAGGGTAGTTCATTGGTGTAATGACTAGCATGCTGAactttgaatccagcgatccgagtttgAATCTCGGTGGAACCTCAACTTGTTTTGTCCTGGCACCTGTTTAATTTGTGAGTGGCACAAGTCgttagcctcaggcaactgtctgtgcggagtttgcacgttctccccatgtctgcctgggtttcctccgggtgcttgtgtttcctcccacaattcaaagatgtgtaggttaggttaggtggattggccatgctaaattgcccatagtgttacgtgcattagtcaggggaaatgtagagtaaatAAAGGTCCGggtgggtcggtatggactgaatgacctgtttccacactatagggattctaagaaTGCTAACCTCAGTGAAAGTGGTCAGGACACTATGGAGCTTCATGCAAAACCTTCACTTTCCTCTCTAATCTCTTTCACGCATGAATATTAAATAGAGACCTGGTCTCCAACACTAAACCTCACGTCTCTTATTAAAAATAAATGCAACCATTGCCTGTGGGATCTTCCCATGAACCGGTCACCTGCTGGATTTCCCGTGTCAAAAAGGGGAGGCGATGGGCCATGATattgtcactggactgttaatccagagccgCAGACAGTGTTCTGGGGaactgagttcaaatcctgcatGGCAGCTAGAGGAATTCGAGTCCAATAAAGAatctagtgatgaccatgaatccactgtCACCTTTTGGGAGGAtaaaaaacatctggttcacttatgtcctttagagatagaaactgccatccttacctggtccagcCTACATAACCAGACCCATAGTTACCTGGTTCACCCTTCACAGCAATAAATGCTCacctagccagcgacaccctcactCCACGAATTAAGGAAAGAAACAGTGGCTGTATTTCAGCGAAGAGTCCTATTGACGGGTGCCCTGAGGTTGGGGGTAAGGACTTATACGCTGCAACAGAATCAGAATCCTGCTTACCTGAGTTCACAGTTAGATGCAGCGAGGCACAGACAGTGGAACGTTGCTCTGCTCTCACGTAACAGGTATAGTTCCCAGAATCGGTGTTCCTCAGCCTTGAGAGCTGCAGAGTTGCATTCCCCGTTTGATCCCAGTTAGGAGGGAGAGCCGTGCGGCCTTTGAAGCTGCCGTCCTGCTGTCCCTGCATCTCACCCCCTCGCCTCTCTGCGTGCACGATTAGGGGATAGTCCTGATGTGCCTTTTGCCAGGACACCAACAGCTTATCGAGCTGCCCCTCGGGCCTAAAGTAACATGGCAAATAAACTGTGTCTCCCTGCCTAGCCGTCACGGGCTTTACATTTTCTTCACACTGTATGGCCTCTGCAAAGGAAAGGAATAAATTCAGTcaatattgagggtgcactaccctCAGTATAACTCCACACTATGAAAGCCCCACCTTCTCAATCTCGGCCTTTGCATGAGATATGCCGACCGTCAGAGTAAATCCATCAGCAATTGTTTCTCTCCAATGATAGAGCAGGACCATGGTGCTCTGGGACTGAGATGACTTTAGTTTTACCTGAACCCATGTCAGACTGCTTACCAATCTATCTGTCACCATGTCTAACTCTCGCTCAGGGCTTCTATCCAACTTGGTCTCACTTTCATCAATTCTGTCGGACTCTCTACCTTCGCGCTTTTTCTCCATCAGCCtttcactcccaggacagggacagcatgaggttagatacagagtaaagctccctctacactgtccctgatcaaacactccccaggacagggacagcacggtgacagatacagagtaaagctccctctacactcactcccatcaaacactcccaggaacagggacagcacagggtcagatacagagtaaagctgtccACTTGCACATTTACAGGGAGCAGGAATATTCCCTGAAATGTCTTTTTTGCAGTTCTCTGTTATGAgggaagagagtgggaagggcagCCATCTATCTTACCTGGTAAGGAGTCTCCGACCAAGAAGAGAAGGCCGAGCATCAATCCGAAATGCGCGGCGGTCATTTCTTTAATCACAGGAGGCAGGTCTGGGTCCGGAGTCAGAGATATATTTGTCAGTGCAGTGTAAGTCAATGTTGGTCCACAGTGAAACCACAGAAACCAGCACGCTGCTTGATCTCAGGAAGTTGTACAGTATCACAATCTGTTTGTTCACAGTTTTGATATGGCCCTTTCCTGAAAAAGTGAATCACGATTCAGTTATACAAACAGAAAGCTCAATTTGCAAGGAGAGTGTCAACCAAAAAAAAATGGCTCTTCCGCAATAGGAGTGCTCAACCTACAGAATGCAAATGCTCCAAGATATGTCAGGCAGATTAACTGAATATGGGATCTTATCCTTACTGATGGGATGAATGTATCGATGGAATGCTAAAGGGCCCgttcctgtgttgtattgttctttgtACTTTGGCATGTTGTCCAGATGAGGTTCACAAGAATAATCCccgggatgaagggcttgtcatggggagtggttgaggactctgggtggAGATTACAAGGATGAGGGTgggtgggatctgattgaaacgtacagaattccaagaggcctggatagagtggatatggaGAAGGCATTTCCACCGGTCAGAGAGACCAGgaactgagggcacagcctcagggtaAAGGGgtggactgagatggggaggaatttcttcagccagagggtggtggctcGGTGGAACTCAtggccacagagagctgtggaggccaagtcattgagtgtcttgAAGCCAAAGTTATGGAGAcaaggcagaagaatggggttgagaaacatttcagccatgattgaatggcagagcagactcaatgggctgaatggtctaatctTGCTCCTCTACCTTCTGGCCTAAACAAGGGATCAGTGCTGttgtagcacagtgatagtgtccttaTCACTGGGcttagagacctgggttcacgCTCCCCCAATCCCTACTCCAGAGGTGAGTAATGACTCCTCAGAACTGGTTGGCATAGAAGGGATCTCTGAAAGCAGGGGGGGGGAGTTCGGTCATCCTTTATAAATGACTGGTTAAGTCTCGCTGCATGAATGTGTGTCTCAGTTTCTCTGCCAGACACATGAGGCTTCATCTGCAGTGCCTGGTCCTGGAGTTCACTATCCCAAGCTTCTCTATTTCCGCTTCTTTGAATACAATCTTCAAAACTAAACTTTTTGGCTAAGCTGTCTGTCACCTGTTAGTATTTCCAAACCCCTCACAACCCATGCTATCAATTTCCTTGATCCTTGGATTCTGAGGAGCAAAGGTCcccagacagtaccttccaaagccacgaccacttccattgagaaggacaagggtagcagatacataggaacaccaccccctgcaagttcccctctgaacccctcactattctgacttggaaatacattggtCACTCCtgtagtgtcactgggtcaagttgctggaattccctgcctaagggcattgtgggtcaacgtaTCACATGTGGActtcagcggttcaagaaggccgCCCACCCCCACCGACTggaggggcaattagggacagggtGAGAAAGGCCAGGCccacccagccagtgatgcccacatcccatgagtgaaggCAAAATAAATCTCTGCAGCGCCAGCCTCCTGCAGAGCACGTGAACTGGCCTGTTTTTTAAATATCAGGTCAAAGGGTGCTATGCAAATGCACGTTCAATGCCACTCAGAGCACAGAATCAAGCAAACCGGTGAATGGTTGAGCGGGGTGGGTAAAGAAAATCAAGTCAGACTCCTTTTAGGGACAGTGGGAAACTCTTCAACACTGAGCCCTGTGCTGGCCCTTCATCCTCACTTGACCCCATGGGAGTGGGCTGTGAGGCCTATCGAATGATACAGAAGCAATTCTCTCAGAGCAAGGCATCTCTGTGGACTGTGCTCAATGGCCTCACTCAGACAGGGGGAAGTGGCATGCATCTCGGCCTGTCTCGGTGCCAGTGATACCAGAGTAGTTGTTAATTCTAAACCATGAGGTTGGTAGTTCCCAGCAAGATTTGAAGGGACATCTGGGGCAAAGGTGAGATGATGGGTACTGGTGACCGATTAGCCACAACCCTCATCCCatgtcccaccctccctgttccaaGTACTTCATGGGGCTACTCTGGGGTGGGGGacggtgctacataaatgcaatcgCTCGCCCCTGTGAATCAAATCACTTCCCCGCACCCCGGGCTAGACCAGAGTTAAGATACCCCCAGGGGCAAAGTATTGGGGAGCAACGCTATGTGGGAGATTGAAGGAGCTGGGAAGGCATTACAGCAGAAAAGAAGCCCACTATCCCATTCTtgcatagagtcttagagatgcacagcacagaaacagaccctttggcccaactcgtctatgccgaccagataacctaacctaatctagtcccatttgccagcacttggcccatatccctctaaacccttcctattcatatacccatccagatgcctcttaaatgctgtaattgtaccagcctccacctcttcctctggcagctcattccatacccgcaccaccctctgggtgaaaaagttgcccctttagtcccttttatagctttcccctctcaccctaaacctataccctctaattccagactcccccaccccagggaaaagaccttctatttaccctatccatgtcccctcatgattttataaacttctataaggtcacccctcagtgtctgacggtccaggaaaaacagcctcagcctgtttaGCTTCTCCCTATTCTCCCCTTGTCTCAATTCTAGATcaggccactctctctctcttttcctctccctCTTACTCTTTCAGCCTGGAAACGATTGGAGTTAGTTCCAGAAACAGATCCCAAATTAGCTAAAATCATACTTACACGGGGCAGGGCTTCCTCTGAAGAGTGGGTCTAAGAGGTGTGGTACTGGAGCTGATTGCAAAGCAACATTCAACACCGACCGATTGTCAAAATCGAGTGGACCTTTTTTTGCAACCGGAGGCTATTTTATGCTGAGTCCTGCGTGTTTACGTGAGGAACCTCGTCATTGGCTGCGTGGCAAAACGGGAAATCTCAAACCCGATGACTTCTTTCACATCAACACAACGCCTGTGGTTTGCAAAGGAAACCAGACAAGTCTGCGTGTGCTCTGACAGGCAGTTTGTAAATGAGGCAGACCGAGGGCGGGGGGAGGAAAATCCCCACACAGAACAAAGTGTGGCTATTCGCCTGCGATGTGGAAAATACCAGCTCATCACCTTCCCAggctgggagagtgagagaacggGCTCTGGAAATGACACCAGGgacgtggggagagagagcggggcagtgggctTAATTTGGGACAGGTGCAGGGACGTGGGGAGAGATCTGGGTAGTGGGATTAATTTGGGATTGTTACAGAGATGTTGAGAGGGAGCGGGGCAGATGGATTAATTTGGGACGGGTGCAGAGATGTGGGGAGAGGGCAGGGCTGTGGGATTAATTTGGGATTTATGCAGGGATGTGGGGAGGAAGCCGGGCAGTGGGATTAATTTGGGTTTGATGCAGGACtatggagagagtgggacagtgggtttaATTTGGGATTGCTACTGAGAtgtagagagagggtggggcagtgggattaatttGGGAGAAATGCAGAGATGTGGAGGgattgtggggcagtgggattatttTGGGACAAGTGCAGGAGTGTGCAGAGAGAACTGGGCAGTGGGATTAATCTGGGATTGATACAGAGATGTGGGGAgactgtggggcagtgggattagtttggggattccTACAGGACTATGGGGCAAGAGCAGGGCATTAGAATTAATTTGGGATAGATACAGCAatgtgggtagagagaggggcagtgggattaatttTGGATTGATGCAGGAATGTGGGGAGATtctggggcagtgggattaatttGGGATTAATGCGGGgatgtggggagaaagtggggcagtgggattggttggtgaTTGGTACAGGACTATAGGGAGAAAGTGGGGCAGTAGGATTAATTTGGGACAGATGTAGTGAGAACAGGGCAGTTGGATtaatttggggattgatacagggctatgagaGAGCTCtgggcaatgggattagtttggaattgatgcagggctacaggagagtgttggagagttggatgtttggggattgatacagggatgtGGAAGAGTACGGGGTTGGGAAGATTAGTttaggattgatacagggctatggggccagagtggggcagt
The sequence above is a segment of the Chiloscyllium punctatum isolate Juve2018m chromosome 21, sChiPun1.3, whole genome shotgun sequence genome. Coding sequences within it:
- the LOC140492356 gene encoding myelin-oligodendrocyte glycoprotein-like, encoding MTAAHFGLMLGLLFLVGDSLPEAIQCEENVKPVTARQGDTVYLPCYFRPEGQLDKLLVSWQKAHQDYPLIVHAERRGGEMQGQQDGSFKGRTALPPNWDQTGNATLQLSRLRNTDSGNYTCYVRAEQRSTVCASLHLTVNSGAYARLSAWITVLLLPLMKILT